Proteins encoded in a region of the Candidatus Binatus sp. genome:
- the hisG gene encoding ATP phosphoribosyltransferase, with product MPADKVLKFGIPKGSLEQQTLELMRKSGWRISVGSRSYIPTVDDAALSCRILRPQEMPRYIADGSLDAGITGSDWIVENNVQLEQVESFIYAKATLTPSRWVLCVRENSPIKRLEDLEGKRVATEIVEFVKRILAERKVKAEVEFSWGATEAKVAEGIIDAAVDVTETGSSIRANGLRIVEELLVSNPVLVANLTAWTDPWKQAKIRQIGVLIRGALDAESRVGIKMNVAKENLEKVIALLPSITAPTVSHLYASAALKGKEWLAVETVIDEHTVRELFPRLLEAGAVGIVEFPLNKIIG from the coding sequence ATGCCGGCAGACAAGGTCCTGAAATTCGGGATTCCCAAGGGCAGCCTCGAGCAGCAGACCCTCGAGCTGATGCGCAAATCCGGGTGGCGCATCTCGGTCGGCTCGCGCTCCTATATCCCGACCGTCGATGACGCCGCGCTCAGTTGCCGCATCCTGCGCCCGCAGGAGATGCCCCGTTATATCGCCGACGGCTCGCTCGACGCCGGCATCACCGGCAGCGACTGGATCGTCGAGAACAACGTGCAGCTCGAGCAGGTCGAAAGTTTCATTTACGCCAAGGCCACGCTGACGCCCTCGCGATGGGTGCTGTGCGTGCGCGAAAATTCGCCCATCAAGCGGCTCGAAGATCTCGAAGGAAAGCGCGTCGCCACCGAGATCGTCGAGTTCGTCAAGCGCATCCTGGCGGAACGAAAAGTTAAAGCAGAAGTTGAATTTTCGTGGGGCGCCACCGAGGCCAAGGTCGCCGAAGGGATCATCGACGCTGCCGTTGACGTCACCGAAACCGGCTCCTCGATTCGCGCCAATGGGCTCCGCATCGTCGAGGAATTGCTCGTCTCGAATCCGGTCCTGGTCGCCAATCTCACGGCATGGACCGACCCCTGGAAGCAGGCCAAGATTCGCCAGATCGGCGTGCTGATTCGTGGCGCACTCGATGCCGAGAGCCGCGTCGGCATCAAGATGAACGTCGCCAAAGAGAACCTCGAAAAAGTGATCGCACTGTTGCCCTCGATCACCGCGCCGACCGTTTCGCATCTGTACGCCTCGGCCGCGCTCAAGGGCAAGGAATGGCTCGCCGTCGAGACCGTGATCGACGAACACACTGTGCGCGAACTGTTTCCGAGATTGCTCGAAGCGGGCGCGGTCGGAATCGTCGAGTTCCCGCTCAACAAAATAATCGGCTAG
- the hisI gene encoding phosphoribosyl-AMP cyclohydrolase, whose amino-acid sequence MSNPTAAAASALIDFDKQGGVVPAIAVDHRSHRVLTVAFMNRDALDETIATGRACYFSRSRSKLWRKGEESGNFQIVHEIRIDCDADAIVIAVEARGDAAACHLGYESCFFRKLDNGEWQITDDRKVDPTKYGPGYGHQKKSAG is encoded by the coding sequence ATGTCCAACCCAACAGCGGCGGCGGCCTCAGCATTGATCGACTTCGACAAACAGGGCGGCGTAGTGCCTGCGATCGCCGTCGATCACCGGAGCCATCGCGTGCTGACCGTCGCCTTCATGAATCGCGACGCGCTCGATGAAACGATCGCCACCGGGCGCGCCTGCTATTTCTCGCGCTCGCGGAGCAAGCTCTGGCGCAAGGGCGAGGAGTCCGGCAACTTCCAGATCGTTCACGAGATCAGAATCGATTGCGACGCCGATGCGATCGTGATCGCCGTCGAGGCGCGCGGCGACGCCGCCGCCTGCCATCTCGGCTACGAGTCGTGCTTCTTCCGCAAGCTCGACAACGGCGAATGGCAGATCACCGACGATCGCAAAGTCGATCCGACCAAGTATGGACCCGGCTACGGCCATCAGAAAAAATCCGCCGGCTGA
- a CDS encoding S9 family peptidase — protein sequence MNRDAMTEGSIESDSEPEPASTHNPLRFVIRALAAMLAVVATVGTLAACRMPGKSVASRYENVEPFNFDIALGPKQFHIDGYLTRSSNAGKLPALLVLNDGGGSVERCVQMSQHVTAMGIQVACVDIPGYGASSGPSRFVGQPSVLAARRGLDLLVARPDVDASRLAVWGLGQGAVAAGLLMDYDSRPRALILQSGAYDMLTLWPQAPLRTKLAILREVWPSKRALKQRSVIENLPPRLDCSVLIMHGERDNRMPVTQAVKLAEALRARGARVSTCYFPRASHDLGKRVEPELRAFLRDNLIGAARAAS from the coding sequence ATGAATCGCGATGCGATGACTGAAGGCTCGATTGAATCGGACTCGGAGCCTGAACCCGCCTCGACGCACAATCCGCTTCGCTTCGTGATACGCGCACTCGCGGCGATGCTCGCGGTGGTCGCTACGGTCGGGACGCTCGCGGCGTGCCGGATGCCGGGCAAATCGGTGGCGTCGCGCTATGAGAACGTCGAGCCGTTCAATTTCGATATCGCGCTCGGGCCTAAGCAATTCCATATCGACGGCTATCTCACGCGAAGCTCCAACGCGGGCAAGCTGCCGGCCTTGCTGGTGCTGAACGACGGAGGCGGGAGCGTCGAGCGATGCGTGCAGATGAGCCAGCACGTGACGGCGATGGGAATCCAAGTCGCGTGCGTGGATATCCCCGGCTACGGCGCGTCGTCCGGGCCGAGCCGCTTCGTCGGGCAGCCGTCGGTGCTGGCGGCGCGGCGCGGACTGGATTTGCTGGTCGCGCGGCCCGACGTCGATGCGTCCCGGCTGGCGGTCTGGGGACTCGGGCAAGGCGCGGTCGCGGCGGGCCTCCTGATGGATTACGACTCGCGCCCGCGGGCGCTGATCCTGCAATCGGGCGCATACGACATGCTGACCCTGTGGCCGCAGGCGCCGCTTCGCACCAAGCTCGCGATCTTGCGCGAGGTGTGGCCGAGCAAGCGCGCGCTCAAGCAGCGGAGCGTGATCGAGAACCTGCCGCCGCGGCTCGATTGCAGCGTGTTGATCATGCACGGCGAGCGCGACAATCGGATGCCTGTGACGCAGGCGGTGAAGCTGGCCGAGGCGCTGCGGGCGCGCGGCGCGCGGGTATCGACCTGCTATTTCCCGAGGGCGTCGCACGATCTTGGCAAACGGGTCGAGCCGGAGTTGCGCGCGTTCCTGCGCGACAATCTGATCGGCGCGGCCCGCGCCGCGTCCTAG
- the bcp gene encoding thioredoxin-dependent thiol peroxidase, whose protein sequence is MPTTKKITPKAPLKTSKASSASIKPAAAAGNDSLALEGKKAPNFQLADADGKSIALKDLIGKRNLVLYFYPKDMTPGCTIEACSFRDNDASIRAMGAQIVGISADSSASHVKFRDKHSLNFPLLSDPDNKVTRAYGVYKKKKLYGREFMGIERTTVVIDKSGVVRKVFPKVKVKGHTDEVIAALKSLS, encoded by the coding sequence ATGCCTACGACCAAAAAAATTACTCCAAAAGCACCGCTCAAGACTTCCAAAGCATCAAGCGCGTCGATCAAGCCGGCGGCTGCCGCCGGCAATGACAGCCTCGCGCTCGAAGGAAAAAAGGCGCCCAATTTCCAACTCGCCGACGCCGACGGCAAATCCATTGCGCTCAAGGATCTGATCGGGAAGCGCAACCTGGTGCTCTATTTCTATCCCAAGGACATGACGCCCGGATGCACGATCGAGGCGTGCAGCTTCCGCGACAACGACGCGAGCATCCGCGCGATGGGCGCGCAAATCGTGGGCATCAGCGCCGATTCGAGCGCGTCGCACGTCAAGTTCCGCGACAAGCACTCGCTGAACTTCCCGCTGCTCAGCGACCCCGACAATAAAGTCACGCGCGCCTACGGGGTCTATAAAAAGAAAAAGCTCTACGGCCGCGAGTTCATGGGGATCGAACGCACCACCGTCGTGATCGACAAATCGGGAGTCGTGCGCAAGGTCTTTCCGAAGGTCAAGGTCAAGGGCCACACCGACGAAGTGATCGCGGCGCTGAAATCGCTTAGCTGA
- a CDS encoding homoserine kinase — protein sequence MAVYTELSKPFLKELADDYGLGRVSSSVGIPEGSVNSNYVLETAKGKFLLRIDEVKGENELKREIDLLSFLRKHAFPCPHPMQDRMGRFYRSFNSRCVSLFKYHEGKTLLPLRIRPSQLETIGRTLGDLHVIGKAYKKGIDNRFSFERIADLYLTVRSRLPNYFRKICRTLDDEVEYLTRYLEGKLPKGVIHGDIFADNLLFRGEKLTAMLDFEAACRGKFIFDIATAVNALCFVDGAYSLDRFRYLLSGYESVRTLSLAEWDAFPNELRFSSLRFTVTRLHDFFLQPVDARARVNKDFREFFDRLRVLRREREGGMEPLLMAMATGYDYRKYQKVKATERRQA from the coding sequence ATGGCCGTATATACCGAGCTAAGTAAACCGTTCCTGAAGGAACTCGCCGACGACTACGGTCTGGGCCGGGTCAGCAGCAGCGTCGGAATCCCGGAGGGGTCGGTCAACAGCAACTACGTGCTCGAGACGGCCAAGGGAAAATTCCTGCTGCGGATCGACGAGGTGAAGGGCGAGAACGAACTCAAGCGCGAGATCGATCTGCTGTCGTTCTTGCGCAAGCATGCTTTTCCATGCCCGCATCCGATGCAGGATCGGATGGGACGCTTCTATCGCAGCTTCAACAGCCGCTGCGTCTCGCTGTTCAAGTATCACGAGGGCAAGACGCTGTTGCCGCTGCGAATCCGGCCGAGCCAACTCGAGACGATCGGGCGCACGCTCGGCGATTTGCACGTGATCGGCAAGGCCTACAAGAAGGGAATCGACAATCGCTTCAGCTTCGAGCGAATCGCGGATTTGTATCTGACGGTGCGGAGCCGGCTGCCGAACTATTTCCGCAAGATTTGCCGGACGCTCGACGACGAAGTCGAATACCTGACGCGCTATCTCGAGGGCAAGCTGCCCAAGGGCGTGATCCACGGCGATATCTTCGCCGACAATCTTTTGTTTCGTGGCGAGAAGCTGACCGCGATGCTCGATTTCGAGGCGGCCTGCCGCGGCAAATTCATTTTCGATATCGCGACCGCGGTCAACGCCCTGTGCTTTGTCGATGGCGCGTACTCGCTCGATCGATTCCGCTATCTGCTGTCGGGGTACGAGTCGGTGCGGACGCTGTCGCTGGCGGAGTGGGACGCCTTTCCCAACGAGTTGCGGTTTTCGTCGCTGCGCTTCACGGTGACGCGGTTGCATGATTTCTTCCTGCAGCCGGTCGATGCGCGGGCGCGGGTCAACAAGGACTTCCGCGAATTCTTCGATCGCCTGCGGGTGCTCAGGCGCGAACGCGAGGGCGGGATGGAGCCGCTGCTGATGGCGATGGCGACTGGCTACGACTACCGCAAATACCAGAAAGTGAAGGCGACCGAGCGCCGCCAGGCTTAA
- a CDS encoding methylenetetrahydrofolate reductase has product MSPLIDLLNANSPSLWLEVSPPRGISSSALLKRLAALSGHVDAINLTDNALGKIKMSGLVFGAAIKQQLKIPVVLNMSCRDRNRFALTSDLLGAAALGIDAITALTGDKIPPEENGRTIPAHDLDAFGLLKIIAALNRGDTGEGKAPLKTIPSIVAGAVANPNRKNIEREYELLERKAAAGAKFVITQPVFEPETARRFIARANQFGIKTVLGILPVKREAMANYLIERVKDLSGARPHLDRYAGMGEEEVRAFSIRENMALMAELAGEVAGFNIMSGGGPSLAIELALQFSHWRKEHRS; this is encoded by the coding sequence TTGTCGCCGCTAATCGATCTATTGAATGCGAACTCGCCGTCGCTGTGGCTCGAGGTTTCGCCGCCGCGCGGAATAAGTTCGTCGGCGCTGCTGAAGCGGCTGGCGGCGCTATCGGGTCATGTCGATGCGATCAACCTGACCGACAACGCGCTCGGCAAGATCAAGATGTCGGGGCTGGTGTTCGGCGCCGCGATCAAGCAGCAACTCAAAATTCCGGTCGTGCTCAACATGTCTTGCCGCGATCGCAATCGATTCGCGCTGACGTCGGATTTGCTGGGCGCGGCGGCGCTTGGAATCGACGCGATCACGGCGCTCACTGGCGACAAGATCCCGCCTGAAGAGAACGGGCGCACGATCCCGGCGCATGACCTCGACGCATTCGGGCTGCTGAAGATTATCGCGGCGTTGAATCGCGGTGACACCGGCGAAGGCAAGGCGCCGCTCAAGACGATACCCTCGATCGTGGCGGGTGCGGTCGCCAATCCGAATCGCAAGAATATCGAGCGCGAATACGAGTTGCTCGAGCGCAAGGCCGCGGCGGGTGCGAAATTCGTGATCACGCAGCCGGTCTTCGAGCCTGAAACCGCGCGCCGTTTCATTGCCAGGGCCAACCAGTTTGGTATCAAGACAGTGCTCGGGATACTGCCGGTCAAACGGGAAGCGATGGCCAACTATCTGATCGAACGGGTGAAGGATTTGAGCGGGGCGCGGCCTCATCTCGATCGCTACGCTGGAATGGGTGAAGAGGAAGTGCGCGCGTTTTCGATCAGAGAGAATATGGCGCTGATGGCAGAGTTGGCTGGCGAAGTGGCGGGCTTTAACATAATGAGTGGCGGGGGGCCGTCGCTCGCGATCGAACTCGCGCTGCAGTTCAGCCACTGGCGTAAGGAGCATCGCTCATGA